In Devosia sp. 1566, a single genomic region encodes these proteins:
- a CDS encoding sn-glycerol-3-phosphate import ATP-binding protein UgpC, protein MATINLVDLQKSYGGDVMAVKGINLNVADGEMIVLVGPSGCGKSTLLRMVAGLETVTSGRIEINGRDVVKAEPAERDIAMVFQNYALYPHMTVRGNLEYGLKNRGTPRAEIDRRVKEAADILEIGPMLDRKPRALSGGQRQRVAMGRAIVREPSAFLFDEPLSNLDAKLRVQMRVEIRRLQRRLKTTSLYVTHDQLEAMTLADRLVVMNGGLVEQIGTPTEVYDRPATLFVASFIGSPPMNLIPIAALAGAEGFHPGNLPANTDIVGLRADQLVIEKPAGETIVLDAVVELLEPVGGESHLHVRLADQTLILRVPGRPQLAEGAAIKLYAPASLIHPFNSSTGRRTDALA, encoded by the coding sequence ATGGCAACCATCAACCTAGTCGACCTGCAAAAGAGCTATGGCGGCGATGTCATGGCGGTCAAAGGCATCAATCTCAATGTCGCCGATGGCGAGATGATCGTGCTGGTCGGCCCCTCCGGTTGCGGCAAATCCACCCTGCTCCGCATGGTGGCCGGGCTGGAAACCGTCACTTCCGGGCGGATCGAGATCAATGGCCGCGATGTGGTCAAGGCCGAGCCGGCCGAGCGCGACATCGCCATGGTGTTCCAGAACTACGCGCTTTATCCGCATATGACGGTGCGCGGAAACCTGGAATACGGGCTCAAGAACCGCGGCACCCCGCGCGCCGAGATCGACCGGCGCGTCAAGGAAGCCGCTGATATCCTCGAGATCGGGCCAATGCTCGACCGCAAGCCACGGGCATTGTCCGGCGGGCAGCGCCAGCGCGTCGCCATGGGCCGCGCCATTGTGCGCGAGCCATCCGCATTCCTGTTCGACGAGCCGCTGTCGAACCTCGACGCCAAGCTGCGCGTGCAGATGAGGGTGGAAATCCGCCGCCTGCAGCGCCGGCTCAAGACCACCAGCCTTTATGTGACCCACGACCAGCTCGAAGCCATGACTCTGGCCGACCGACTGGTGGTGATGAATGGTGGGCTGGTCGAGCAGATCGGCACGCCAACTGAGGTTTATGACCGCCCGGCAACGCTGTTTGTCGCGAGCTTTATTGGCTCGCCGCCGATGAACCTGATCCCCATCGCGGCCCTGGCCGGCGCCGAAGGCTTCCACCCGGGCAATCTACCCGCAAACACCGACATTGTCGGCCTGCGCGCCGACCAGCTGGTGATCGAAAAGCCGGCGGGCGAAACCATTGTGCTCGACGCCGTGGTGGAACTGCTCGAGCCCGTTGGCGGCGAAAGCCATCTGCATGTGCGCCTGGCAGACCAGACGTTGATCCTGCGGGTGCCTGGGCGGCCGCAACTGGCCGAAGGGGCGGCGATCAAGCTTTATGCCCCCGCCTCGCTGATCCACCCGTTCAACAGCAGCACGGGTCGGCGCACAGACGCCCTCGCCTGA